In Synechococcus sp. MU1643, a single window of DNA contains:
- a CDS encoding DNA mismatch repair protein MutS: MTSASAVIDPWPLLRNDASDAGRHGLHLVVHGRSGGVVPDCLASLPDLLAQRRSAPVQLEVLTAEQPVSPLPQPSWLVPLLLLPGAHARTDVPAIRNRLRGAGANVRLLPFLGSWITWWNAVLLVLPASDRADAVLVHHPLRPGVADRFLAMLASRLALPLVAFDAWPEFQRRHSRARPLPLTLAPNRMTEALSEAGGLPPLLEHPPTRQALIDLLASLP; the protein is encoded by the coding sequence ATGACATCAGCCAGTGCGGTCATCGATCCGTGGCCATTGCTACGGAATGACGCTTCCGATGCAGGGCGGCATGGGCTGCATCTGGTGGTGCATGGCCGCAGTGGCGGTGTTGTGCCTGACTGTTTGGCCTCCCTGCCTGATCTCCTGGCTCAGCGGCGCTCGGCGCCCGTTCAATTGGAGGTGCTGACGGCTGAACAGCCTGTGTCGCCGCTTCCCCAACCCTCTTGGCTTGTTCCGTTGCTGCTGTTGCCTGGGGCGCATGCCCGAACTGACGTGCCGGCGATTCGGAACAGGCTTCGCGGGGCTGGGGCCAATGTGCGTTTGCTGCCCTTTCTGGGCTCTTGGATCACCTGGTGGAACGCTGTGCTTTTAGTCCTTCCGGCGTCTGATCGCGCTGATGCCGTGCTGGTGCACCATCCCCTTCGCCCGGGGGTGGCGGATCGCTTCCTCGCGATGCTCGCGTCTCGCCTGGCCTTGCCGTTGGTTGCCTTTGATGCCTGGCCCGAGTTCCAGCGGCGCCATTCCCGTGCCCGACCACTCCCGTTGACTCTCGCCCCCAACCGCATGACGGAGGCGTTAAGCGAAGCTGGAGGATTGCCTCCTTTGCTGGAGCATCCCCCCACCCGCCAGGCCCTGATCGATCTGCTTGCTTCTCTGCCGTGA